The nucleotide window TTTTACTTCAACATATAAAATATGATGACCATCGGATTCTTTTATTGTAAATTGGTAGCCATATGCCTCAAAAGAGTCTCCTTCTACGACATCAAAGTGCTGTGTCATAATCCAGCCACCGATTGTATCAATATCTTCATCTTCAATTTCAATACCTAAAATATCATTGACGTTTTCTAACAGCATTTTTGCGTCAATAATATAATGGTTTTCACTGATTTCTTGTACTTCAGGTATTTCATCTTCATCGAATTCATCTTGAATATCGCCAACGATTTCCTCGATAATATCTTCAATTGTGACTAAACCAGAAGTTCCACCGTATTCATCCATTAAAATGGCTAAATGGATGCGTTCCTGCTGGAATTTTAATAGCAAGTCACTAATTGGGATTGTATCAATAACACGAATAACAGGCTGCATATATTCCTCTACTTTTGTAGCCCCATTTGCAGGATCTTTAACGAAAGCAGTAAGTAAATGCTTCATGTTGACTAGGCCAACAACATGGTCCTTGTCACCATCTGTAATTGGGTAACGTGTATATTGTTCAACGCCCATTAGTTCGAAAACTTCACGTAATGTTTGGTCTTTCTCAATGCTAATAATTTCAGTACGGGGTACCATAATTTCCTTTGCGATTCGATCAGAAAACTCGAAAATACTATTTACATATTCGTATTCCGAGTGGTTAATTTCTCCACCTTTTAAGCTGTCTGATAAAATCATACGAAGCTCTTCCTCGGAATGCGCTGCCTCTGATTCAGAAACCATCTTTAAACCGAACATACCTGTAATTGCGCGGGCTGAGCCATTTAATGCGCGAATAAAAGGATACATAATGTTATGGAATAAAATAAGTGGTCCTGCTAAGTTTAACGTGACAGCCTCCGCCTTTTGAATAGCTAAAGTTTTTGGCGATAATTCCCCTACGACAACGTGTAAAAACGTTACAAGTGAAAATGCAATAATAAACGAAATAATCTTTGTGGCGCTACCGTCCAAACCAACTAGCTCGAATAATGGTTCTAAAATCAGTGCAAATGTTGGTTCACCTAACCATCCAAGTCCAAGCGCAGTAATCGTAATACCTAGCTGACATGCTGATAAATATTCATCTAAGTTGGCAATTACTTTTTTCGCTTTAATCGCTTTTTTATTCCCTTCAGCGACAAGCTGGTCGATTCGTGTAGTCCTCACTTTTACTATGGCAAACTCAGTTGCAACGAAAAATGCCGTAGCAGCAATTAATAGAGCAAATGCTACAAGCCTTATGGTTAGCTCTCCTATATCTCCGTCCAAATAAATCCTTTACTTGCGGCCCGAATGAGGGTGGCAAATAAAGAGTACACCTCCTGTTATTAAAAAATTTTTGAATACTTTTATCATAAAATATTTCAAAGAAAAAAACAATTTTTGCTGATGATTTTTTTATCAAGCGTGTTAATTAGCCTTTATTTTAAAGAGGATACTAATGAATAGCCAATATTTACATAATCACCATATTTGTTTTTTATTTATAGGTATTATTAATTTCAAGTTTTCCTCATCGACAGAATTCACAAAAACATTTTATTTTTCAAAAAATATTGACGAAGTAAATTTCTGTATGCTAATCTTAAGGGGCACTAAATAATTTAAGGAAATGGAGGGAAGGATTATGATGATTTTATTAAACAACAAAACAACTAAACATTTTAATCCGGACCTGTAACGTATTCTTTTATTATTTGCTTGAACGCGCATAATGAATGGATGATACAGGCACGTCCCTGTATCTCTTTTTTTAGGCATGTATCCTAATTAAATGGGGATATATGCCTTTTTTTGTGTGTACGCTGTGCAAAATTAGATGGAGGAGGACATCGGATATGTTCAAACAATTTCAAGCAAAAATTTTAAAAAGGGAATCGCTGGATAGTGGATAGTGTAGCTTTAACTTGATTCAGCGGGAAATCCCTCTAGTGGGATGAATGCAAAAACATTGCAATCAGGAGGAGTAGCAAGCTCTCTGCTGATTCAAGTTAAGCCTCTGGTGGGGGTCATGACTTTCTCTTACAAACAGGAGAAAATCCAAATGCCATTACACCGAGGTGTAATTGATAGGAAAGTAGGTAAAAAAGAGTATGTTTGATGTATTAGGAAAATTAACATGGTTTTTTAAACAGCATTGGAAGCGTTACACCATTGCGATTGTATTGCTTATTTTAGCAAGTGTTGTGGAGGTTATTCCACCTTGGATGATTGGGCAGGCAATTGATGAAATGACAAAAGGTTTGATGACAGGCAAGCTGCTTAGCTATTATTTAGTTAGTATGCTGCTCATCATTATTGTTAGTTATTTAATGAATTTTGTATGGCAATATCAATTATTTGGTGGCGCAATTACGTTAGAGCGTATGTTACGCAAGCGCTTAATGCACCAATTTTTAAAAATGACGCCAACATTTTATGAAAAAAATCGTACGGGTGATTTAATGGCTCGTGCAACAAATGACTTAAATGCTGTGTCGTTGACAGCAGGCTTTGGCATTATGACATTAGTTGATTCAACGGTCTATATGGCAGCGATTATTTTAGCGATGGGCTTCGCCATTTCGTGGAAGCTAACATTTTTCGCTATGCTACCTGTGCCGATTATGGCGATTATTATTCAGTATTTAGGAAAAATTGTCCACGAGCGTTATATGACAGCGCAAGAAGCATTTGGTGAGCTGAATGATGATGTGCTTGAGTCTGTTGCAGGGGTACGAGTTATTCGTGCCTATGTACAGGAAACGAGAGATAAAGGACGCTTTGTCAATAAAAGCGAGGAAGTGTTCCAAAAAAACATTCATGTAGCCAAAATTAACGCATTGTTTGGTCCAATCACAAAGGCCGGTACAGCGATTTGTTATGTTGTGGCATTAGGCTATGGGGCGGTTTTAGTATCAAATGGTGAGCTATCGGTAGGTCAGCTTGTTACATTTAACGTCTATTTAGGTTTAGCGGTATGGCCGATGTTTGCGATTGGTGAGCTGATTAATGTTATGCAGCAAGGGAATGCCTCACTTGACCGTGTACAGGAAACACTTCATTACGAGGCGGATGTACAAAATCCAGCACAGGCAGTTGCATTACAAGCACCAACGGCAATTGGCTTTAACGAATTTACATTCCAGTATCCTTTGTCACAGGTGAAAAATTTACAGCAAATTTCAGTTGCCTTAAGGCAAGGGCAAACATTGGGGATTGTTGGAAAAACAGGTGCTGGTAAAACAACATTTGTTAAGCAACTATTACGAGAATATCCGCTAGGTGATGGGCAATTGACAATTGGAGAAGTCGATTTAGCACAGCAAACTAAGGAGCAAGTGTTAGATTGGATTGGCTATGTGCCACAAGATCATGTATTGTTCTCAAGAACGATTCGAGAAAATATTTTATTTGGGAAAGAAGATGCAACAGAGGCGCAAATTGCTGATGCAATTCGACTTGCGCATTTTGAGCAAGATTTGAAAAACTTGCCGATGGGAATGGAAACACTTGTAGGAGAGAAGGGTGTTTCGCTATCGGGTGGACAAAAGCAGCGTGTATCCATTGCACGTGCACTCATTAAAAATCCTGAAATTTTAATTTTGGATGATTCTTTGTCA belongs to Lysinibacillus louembei and includes:
- a CDS encoding ABC transporter ATP-binding protein; this encodes MFDVLGKLTWFFKQHWKRYTIAIVLLILASVVEVIPPWMIGQAIDEMTKGLMTGKLLSYYLVSMLLIIIVSYLMNFVWQYQLFGGAITLERMLRKRLMHQFLKMTPTFYEKNRTGDLMARATNDLNAVSLTAGFGIMTLVDSTVYMAAIILAMGFAISWKLTFFAMLPVPIMAIIIQYLGKIVHERYMTAQEAFGELNDDVLESVAGVRVIRAYVQETRDKGRFVNKSEEVFQKNIHVAKINALFGPITKAGTAICYVVALGYGAVLVSNGELSVGQLVTFNVYLGLAVWPMFAIGELINVMQQGNASLDRVQETLHYEADVQNPAQAVALQAPTAIGFNEFTFQYPLSQVKNLQQISVALRQGQTLGIVGKTGAGKTTFVKQLLREYPLGDGQLTIGEVDLAQQTKEQVLDWIGYVPQDHVLFSRTIRENILFGKEDATEAQIADAIRLAHFEQDLKNLPMGMETLVGEKGVSLSGGQKQRVSIARALIKNPEILILDDSLSAVDAKTEAKIIDNIQNERSGKTTIITTHRLSGIQHADQIIVLDEGMITEQGTHEELLAQNGWYKEQFDRQQLEGESE
- a CDS encoding hemolysin family protein, which codes for MDGDIGELTIRLVAFALLIAATAFFVATEFAIVKVRTTRIDQLVAEGNKKAIKAKKVIANLDEYLSACQLGITITALGLGWLGEPTFALILEPLFELVGLDGSATKIISFIIAFSLVTFLHVVVGELSPKTLAIQKAEAVTLNLAGPLILFHNIMYPFIRALNGSARAITGMFGLKMVSESEAAHSEEELRMILSDSLKGGEINHSEYEYVNSIFEFSDRIAKEIMVPRTEIISIEKDQTLREVFELMGVEQYTRYPITDGDKDHVVGLVNMKHLLTAFVKDPANGATKVEEYMQPVIRVIDTIPISDLLLKFQQERIHLAILMDEYGGTSGLVTIEDIIEEIVGDIQDEFDEDEIPEVQEISENHYIIDAKMLLENVNDILGIEIEDEDIDTIGGWIMTQHFDVVEGDSFEAYGYQFTIKESDGHHILYVEVKKLAEEEIPENNLIEEM